A single genomic interval of Osmia lignaria lignaria isolate PbOS001 chromosome 9, iyOsmLign1, whole genome shotgun sequence harbors:
- the DIP2 gene encoding disco-interacting protein 2 isoform X3: protein MRPLSFENLRRLVGRKKDRNEPSFKRSESFKRISIRKSYLDRGKRRNKLQKSLEPTTVVPPTIDTNSNEKPIEKSVIKDQKAKKLQDDTLTRESISYDEWLQGVSSSSREKLDQVHREQQQNKQNRQHGVAKSKTSSKFQKQNDADHVAEDLKVLELNGSPVLHAKSFKISGETVQEKSGSQQDILQIQEPSVEGPPSVSISLGRIWRDAVPVPFPSPSGPSVHHSLDSALKERKPQPTVARTVSAPEKSVIGKDASSAFGFSLRIARLADFRAGGTRNGFFNRRKSKPSPSMSGEGYFRRSNASRRSSSRRHGKRASQKTKKSSRPPRSNSPVWFVPPERRRSRRQRRVWREIRYFPETVVPVVEKIDEWSSNLSDDQFDDAKLLLSGDFNDRPEGGSNSPVSSSLGSFSATSSSSSACRPPKISDFNEDKLFSEELRNNGVLTRRTTWRPITSNYFASNQFLSFLSKGSSNLVHGKDKTRPDSLMYYRYLSSSDSETEDESNKFDGERRKNSHVNHRQQQLKRQRSGLRRRPLRRKSQLRKASSGQPVFLVRKCSSLRKRPRDITQKGYEKKRTRLLQQYASKQLGAENDGGGGGGGGGVCVLGITGVERTGYGSGGGGGGGGGGVVGGIGVGVGVGGRPQPRARRTQRRVTHNEKRYHSGGRLVPGGIASPPGSGGSTGNTGNSNSAAARRGNRRLTRNESRYHSEVRQEAVQQALAAMQGRPKPSLPMPSKRTSVMARSPDRERRDSGESSSDEDSVVTEESPGAGGPTGTGLSDTSSTGSARDTPPPPRPPARRPPGADITDIAEYAPHAYCNIQPPDVTHTSNTPSAQQSTRRPGADRVNRYHVVEDQNNTGTTGRWKVSAKIQQLLNTLKRPKRRPLPEFYEDDDIELEIAANPKDPNAPKPEGGSMTSAVGEPLSVAAGLPRSLEAAIQRYGSASYKAPVATVLDPNGKLCVTLTYGKLLSRSHKIAYTLLNKALSRGGDCCLKPGDRIALVYPNNDPISFMCAFYGCLQAGIVPVPIEVPLTRRDAGSQQIGFLLGSCGIQVALTSEACLKGLPKTAAGEVVAFKGWPKLHWFVTEHLGKTPKDWLPPPRLTDDTPAYIEYTTDKDGSVMGVTVTRSAMLAHCRALTQACGYTEGENAVCVLDFKREVGLWHSTLTSILNGMHVIFIPYALMKVNPASWMQMITKHRASVAVVKSRDLHWGLLATKDHKDISLSSLRLLLVADGANPWSLSSCDQFLSVFQSKGLRPDAVCPCASSSEALTVSVRRPGRAGVNATGRGVLSMSGLSYGVVRVDQENSLTSLTLQDCGQVMPGSIVVVIKMEGQPFICKTDEVGEICVHSSATGNQYWGLQGLTNNTFKVSPLQADGTPLGDVEYTRSGLLGFLGPGGLVFVCGSRDGLMTVTGRKHNADDIIATVLAVEPMKFIYRGRIAVFSVRVLRDERICVVAEQRPDCSEEESFQWMSRVLQAVDSIHAVGIYCLALVPPNHLPKTPLGGIHLSETKRRFLEGTLHPANVLLCPHTCVTNLPKPREVHSDVGPASVMVGNIVQGNRLASAQGRDMGVLDEDSDNAKKYQFISEILRWRAVSTSDHVIFTSLNAKGAVATSLSCSQLHKKAERIGNLLLDRGRINTGDHVALIFPPGTDLICAFYGCLYVGAVPVTIRPPHPQNLQTTLPTVRMIVDVSKSVLVLTNQNILKLLKTKEANNVVDIKSWPTILDMDDMPKKKLPVMYRAPTAEMLAYLDFSVSTTGMLAGIKMSHAAVTSLCRAMKLACELYPSRHIALCLDPYSGLGFALWCLSSIYSGHHSILIPPSEVEANPALWLSAVSQSRVRDTFCSYGVMELCTKGLGSSVHALKARGVSLACVRTCVVVAEERPRIALTTSFSKLFSALGLSPRAVSTSFGCRVNTAICLQGASSPEPSTVYVDLRALRNDRVSLVERGSPHSLCLMESGKLLPGVKVIIANPETKGQCGDSHLGEIWVQSAHNASGYFTIYGDESDYADHFNARLVTGNTNEVYARTGYLGFLRRTESVQQSVISDVPGDTSAAEADLVPGDAELHDAVFVVGALDEAILLRGMRYHPIDIENSVMRCHKKIAECAVFTWTNLLVVVVELDGSESEALDLVALVTSAVLEEHHLVVGVVVVVDPGVVPINSRGEKQRMHLRDGFLADQLDPIYVAYNM from the exons ATGAGACCGTTGTCCTTCGAGAACTTGAGGAGGCTCGTGGGTCGCAAGAAGGACCGCAACGAGCCGTCCTTCAAGCGTAGCGAGTCCTTCAAGAGGATATCGATAAGAAAAAGTTATCTAGATCGAGGCAAACGTCGTAACAAGCTTCAGAAAAGCTTGGAACCGACGACCGTTGTTCCTCCTACCATCGATACAAATTCGAACGAGAAACCGATCGAGAAGAGTGTCATTAAGGATCAGAAAGCGAAGAAACTTCAGGATGACACGTTGACTCGCGAGTCCATTAGTTACGACGAATGGTTGCAAGGTGTCAGTTCGTCCTCGCGGGAGAAACTCGACCAGGTGCATCGGGAGCAACAGCAGAACAAGCAAAACAGGCAACATGGCGTGGCGAAGAGTAAAACTAGCAGCAAGTTTCAAAAGCAGAACGATGCCGATCACGTGGCTGAAGATTTGAAAGTTCTCGAGCTGAATGGATCGCCGGTGTTGCACGCGAAATCGTTTAAAATTTCGGGTGAAACTGTTCAGGAGAAAAGCGGTAGTCAGCAGGATATTCTGCAGATTCAGGAGCCTTCCGTGGAAGGACCTCCTAGTGTTAGCATAAGTTTGGGTAGGATTTGGAGGGACGCGGTACCGGTACCGTTTCCTTCGCCGTCTGGACCATCGGTTCACCATTCTTTGGACAGTGCTTTGAAGGAGAGGAAACCTCAGCCTACAGTGGCGAGGACGGTGTCTGCTCCGGAGAAGAGCGTTATTGGAAAGGATGCATCGTCCGCGTTTGGCTTTTCGCTTAGGATCGCCAGGCTGGCTGATTTTCGAGCAGG GGGTACGAGAAATGGTTTCTTTAACCGAAGAAAGTCCAAACCATCTCCGAGCATGAGCGGCGAGGGTTACTTCAGGCGAAGCAACGCTTCGAGACGATCCAGTTCTCGACGACATGGAAAACGCGCCTCACAGAAGACGAAGAAGTCGTCTCGTCCACCGAGATCGAACAGCCCGGTGTGGTTCGTTCCACCGGAAAGACGTCGTTCGAGACGTCAACGACGAGTGTGGCGAGAGATCAGATACTTTCCCGAAACGGTGGTACCCGTAGTGGAGAAAATCGACGAATGGTCGTCGAATTTATCGGACGATCAATTCGACGACGCTAAATTGCTACTTTCCGGTGATTTCAACGACAGACCGGAAGGTGGATCGAACTCTCCAGTCTCGTCCTCTTTGGGCTCGTTCTCCGCCACTTCTTCCTCGTCGTCCGCTTGCAGACCACCAAAGATCAGCGACTTCAACGAGGACAAACTGTTCTCGGAAGAATTGAGAAACAACGGTGTTCTCACGCGAAGAACCACATGGAGACCTATCACTTCCAATTATTTCGCGAGCAATCAGTTCCTCAGTTTTCTGTCGAAAGGCTCGAGCAACCTTGTTCACGGGAAAGATAAGACCAGGCCGGATTCGTTGATGTATTATAGGTATTTATCGTCCAGTGACAGCGAGACCGAAGACGAGTCGAATAAGTTTGACGGTGAACGGAGGAAAAATTCGCACGTTAATCATAGGCAGCAACAATTAAAGAGACAGAGGTCGGGACTTCGAAGAAGACCTCTCAGAAGAAAATCCCAGCTTCGAAAGGCTTCCTCTGGACAACCGGTGTTTCTTGTCAGGAAGTGCTCCTCCTTGAGGAAAAGACCTA GGGACATTACACAGAAGGGCTACGAAAAGAAACGGACACGTCTACTACAGCAATATGCCTCGAAGCAGCTGG GGGCTGAAAACgatggaggaggaggtggaggaggtggaggtgtCTGCGTCCTCGGTATCACAGGGGTGGAGAGAACGGGTTATGGAAGcggtggaggtggtggaggtggtggtggtggtgtcgTTGGGGGtatcggcgtcggcgtcggcgtcggtggCCGACCGCAGCCACGTGCACGTCGCACGCAACGCCGTGTCACGCACAACGAGAAGCGCTATCATTCAG GAGGCCGGCTAGTACCTGGCGGGATTGCCAGTCCCCCGGGATCTGGCGGCTCCACCGGAAACACCGGGAACTCGAACTCGGCGGCTGCGAGACGCGGCAATCGCAGACTGACGCGCAATGAGAGCCGCTATCATTCCG AGGTGCGCCAGGAGGCGGTGCAGCAAGCTTTGGCGGCGATGCAGGGTCGTCCAAAGCCATCGTTGCCTATGCCGTCGAAGAGAACCTCCGTGATGGCCAGGAGTCCGGATCGTGAACGTCGCGACAGTGGAGAATCGAGCAGCGACGAGGACAGCGTGGTCACCGAAGAGAGTCCCGGTGCTGGTGGTCCAACAG GCACAGGATTGTCGGATACCAGCAGCACCGGTTCAGCACGAGACACGCCTCCGCCTCCGCGACCACCGGCTAGGAGACCTCCTGGTGCGGACATCACGGACATCGCTGAATACGCGCCCCACGCGTACTGCAATATCCAGCCTCCGGACGTAACGCACACCAGCAACACACCGTCTGCGCAGCAGTCAACCAGGCGACCCGGCGCCGATCGGGTCAATCGTTACCACGTGGTAGAGGATCAGAACAATACAGGGACTACCGGTCGTTGGAAGGTATCCGCGAAGATTCAACAGTTGCTCAACACTCTGAAACGACCGAAGCGGCGACCGTTGCCAGAGTTCTACGAAGACGATGATATAGAATTGGAGATTGCAGCTAATCCGAAGGATCCTAATGCTCCTAAACCGGAGGGTGGTTCTATGACCTCCGCGGTTGGCGAACCATTGTCCGTGGCTGCAGGTTTACCTAGATCTCTTGAGGCTGCTATACAAAG GTACGGTTCAGCATCGTACAAAGCACCAGTGGCAACCGTTCTAGATCCGAACGGCAAACTTTGCGTAACGCTTACCTATGGAAAACTTCTCAGTCGTTCTCATAAAATAGCCTATACGCTGCTAAACAAGGCTCTAAGTCGTGGCGGCGATTGCTGTCTGAAACCAGGAGATCGGATCGCTTTGGTTTATCCAAACAACGACCCGATTAGTTTCATGTGCGCCTTTTACGGTTGCCTCCAGGCTGGCATTGTACCTGTGCCGATCGAAGTCCCGCTTACGCGTCGAGATGCGGGTTCCCAGCAAATTGGTTTTCTCCTGGGAAGCTGTGGAATTCAG GTGGCGTTGACCAGCGAGGCTTGTCTAAAAGGCCTCCCGAAGACCGCGGCTGGTGAAGTGGTGGCTTTCAAAGGCTGGCCAAAGCTCCATTGGTTTGTAACCGAACATTTAGGTAAGACACCGAAAGACTGGCTACCGCCGCCTCGATTAACCGACGACACACCAGCGTACATCGAGTACACGACTGACAAAGATGGCTCGGTGATGGGAGTGACGGTGACCAGGTCTGCGATGCTGGCCCATTGTCGAGCTCTGACCCAAGCCTGTGGTTACACGGAGGGAGAGAACGCGGTATGCGTATTGGACTTCAAACGAGAGGTTGGTCTCTGGCACAGCACCCTGACCAGCATTCTGAACGGGATGCACGTGATCTTTATCCCGTATGCCCTGATGAAAGTGAATCCAGCAAGCTGGATGCAAATGATCACGAAACATCGCGCCAGCGTGGCTGTGGTGAAGTCACGGGATCTTCACTGGGGTCTACTGGCGACCAAGGATCACAAAGATATCTCTTTGTCATCGTTGAGGCTGCTGTTGGTCGCTGACGGTGCTAATCCATGGTCCCTTTCGTCTTGCGATCAGTTTCTCTCGGTATTTCAATCTAAAGGCTTGAGACCGGACGCTGTGTGCCCTTGCGCTTCCTCCAGCGAAGCGCTCACCGTTTCTGTGAGAAGACCGGGACGGGCTGGAGTGAACGCTACTGGGCGTGGTGTATTGTCCATGTCTGGACTGAGTTACGGAGTTGTCAGGGTGGATCAGGAGAATTCGCTTACTTCTTTGACGCTTCAAGACTGCGGACAAGTCATGCCTGGAA GTatcgtggtcgtgatcaagatGGAAGGTCAACCGTTCATCTGTAAAACCGACGAAGTAGGCGAAATCTGTGTCCACAGTTCAGCGACTGGCAACCAATACTGGGGATTGCAAGGATTGACGAACAACACGTTTAAAGTGTCTCCTCTTCAAGCTGATGGAACTCCTCTTGGTGACGTGGAGTACACTCGTTCTGGTCTGTTGGGTTTCTTGGGTCCTGGTGGCCTAGTGTTCGTTTGTGGATCTCGCGATGGTCTCATGACCGTCACCGGAAGGAAGCACAACGCCGACGATATCATAGCTACGGTACTGGCCGTCGAACCGATGAAGTTCATTTACCGTGGTAGAATAGCCGTTTTCAGTGTACGGGTCTTGAGAGACGAAAGAATATGCGTCGTTGCGGAACAACGACCCGATTGCAGCGAAGAAGAA AGTTTCCAATGGATGTCGCGGGTCCTTCAAGCGGTAGATTCGATTCACGCGGTTGGAATATACTGTCTAGCGTTGGTACCGCCGAACCACCTCCCCAAAACACCATTAGGTGGTATTCATCTGTCGGAAACAAAACGACGCTTCCTAGAGGGTACCCTACACCCGGCTAACGTTCTACTTTGTCCGCACACTTGCGTTACCAATCTACCAAAACCACGCGAAGTCCATTCAG ACGTTGGTCCGGCCAGTGTGATGGTGGGCAACATTGTTCAGGGTAATAGATTGGCTTCTGCTCAAGGACGTGACATGGGTGTATTGGACGAGGATAGTGATAACGCGAAAAAG TATCAGTTCATCTCGGAGATTCTTCGATGGCGTGCTGTCAGTACCTCCGACCATGTAATCTTCACGTCGTTGAACGCCAAAGGAGCAGTAGCAACATCTTTATCTTGCTCGCAATTACACAAGAAAGCCGAACGAATCGGGAATCTTTTGTTGGATCGCGGAAGAATCAATACAGGAGATCACGTTGCGTTAATATTTCCGCCTGGTACAGACTTGATATGCGCATTTTATGGTTGTCTATACGTTGGAGCCGTGCCAGTTACGATCAGGCCACCTCATCCGCAAAACCTTCAAACCACTCTGCCAACCGTTCGCATGATCGTAGACGTTAGTAAGTCTGTGCTCGTGCTGACGAATCAAAATATCTTGAAACTGCTGAAAACAAAG GAGGCGAACAATGTCGTTGACATAAAGAGCTGGCCGACGATTCTCGATATGGATGACATGCCAAAGAAGAAGCTACCTGTTATGTATCGAGCACCTACGGCGGAGATGTTGGCTTACCTAGACTTCAGCGTCTCGACTACAGGCATGCTTGCAGGAATAAAAATGTCTCACGCAGCAGTGACGTCTTTGTGCCGTGCCATGAAACTAGCCTGCGAATTGTATCCATCTAGGCACATCGCTCTGTGTTTGGATCCTTATTCTGGATTAGGATTCGCTCTATGGTGTTTGAGCAGTATATACAGCGGTCATCATTCCATACTTATACCTCCGTCGGAG GTGGAAGCCAACCCAGCGTTGTGGCTATCAGCAGTTAGCCAGTCTCGAGTAAGAGACACGTTTTGCTCTTACGGCGTAATGGAACTGTGCACAAAGGGGCTGGGTTCCTCTGTTCACGCTCTGAAAGCTAGAGGCGTCAGTTTAGCCTGTGTTAGAACGTGCGTAGTCGTTGCCGAAGAGAGGCCACGAATCGCTTTGACCACGAGCTTTAGTAAACTTTTCTCAGCTTTGGGACTTAGTCCGCGTGCCGTGTCCACTTCCTTCGGGTGTAGGGTAAACACGGCTATTTGCCTACAG GGTGCGTCGAGTCCGGAACCTTCAACGGTATACGTAGATCTTCGCGCATTACGCAATGATCGAGTATCTTTGGTCGAAAGAGGTAGCCCTCATTCTCTGTGTTTGATGGAATCAGGAAAACTACTTCCCGGAGTGAAAGTAATCATCGCCAATCCAGAAACGAAAGGACAATGCGGTGATTCTCATTTGGGTGAAATCTGGGTGCAGTCAGCTCATAACGCCAGTGGTTATTTCACGATATACGGTGACGAGAGCGATTACGCGGATCATTTCAACGCCCGTTTGGTAACAGGAAACACGAACGAGGTGTACGCCAGAACTGGTTATCTCGGTTTCTTGCGACGTACCGAGAGCGTTCAGCAGTCGGTTATCAGTGACGTTCCCGGGGACACTTCCGCCGCGGAAGCGGATCTCGTTCCCGGCGATGCTGAATTACACGACGCCGTGTTCGTCGTTGGCGCTCTCGACGAGGCTATTCTTCTCAGAGGAATGCGGTATCACCCGATCGATATTGAGAATAGCGTGATGAGGTGTCACAAGAAAATAGCAGAATG TGCCGTGTTCACATGGACCAACttgctggtggtggtggtagagCTTGACGGAAGCGAAAGCGAAGCATTAGATCTGGTGGCATTGGTCACCAGTGCCGTTCTCGAAGAGCATCATCTGGTAGTCGGTGTAGTGGTGGTCGTGGATCCCGGAGTGGTCCCGATTAATTCCCGCGGTGAGAAGCAACGAATGCACCTGCGGGATGGTTTTCTGGCGGATCAGTTGGATCCTATCTATGTGGCGTACAACATGTGA